A single region of the Candidatus Zixiibacteriota bacterium genome encodes:
- a CDS encoding NAD(P)H-dependent oxidoreductase subunit E, which yields MINSSFAGLFTEFQGEEGELIPILQRIQEVFGYISEDAVRNIAPFLRISENQIFGVASFYSQFKFVEPGKCTIKVCMGTACHVRGSLSILDEFRRWLHIEPGKTTDDRMFTLETVNCLGACALGPIVAVDTDYHGLMKIKEVEGLIQKYGSKDEREGDAVI from the coding sequence GTGATAAACAGCAGTTTTGCCGGCCTGTTCACGGAATTCCAGGGTGAAGAAGGGGAATTAATCCCGATTCTCCAGAGGATTCAGGAGGTATTCGGGTACATCTCCGAAGATGCCGTCAGGAACATTGCCCCATTCCTGAGAATTTCCGAGAATCAGATCTTCGGGGTAGCTTCATTCTATTCGCAGTTCAAGTTTGTCGAACCGGGGAAATGCACGATCAAGGTTTGTATGGGAACCGCCTGCCATGTAAGAGGTTCGTTGAGCATCCTGGATGAATTCAGAAGATGGCTTCACATAGAACCGGGCAAGACTACTGACGATAGAATGTTTACATTGGAAACGGTGAACTGTCTTGGAGCCTGCGCCTTGGGTCCCATTGTCGCAGTTGACACCGATTACCACGGGCTGATGAAAATAAAGGAAGTTGAGGGACTCATTCAAAAATATGGATCTAAAGATGAACGAGAGGGTGATGCGGTCATATGA